One genomic window of Desulfurococcus mucosus DSM 2162 includes the following:
- a CDS encoding NADH:ubiquinone oxidoreductase — MSDPLKKSIWVYHLNTGSCNACDIEILDALTPFHDAERFGVKLVGSPRHADVILMTGPVTLETLPKVLNAIEAAPRPRIIIALGSCGVGGGIWHDTYSTIGGIKGLEKMLKERGIRVDAIYYVPGCPIRPEALLYAIALIKGLVAKKAKGEVKYAE, encoded by the coding sequence TTGAGTGACCCCTTGAAGAAAAGCATATGGGTATACCATTTGAACACAGGGAGCTGTAACGCCTGCGACATAGAGATACTTGACGCGCTCACACCCTTCCACGACGCCGAGCGCTTCGGCGTGAAGCTCGTTGGCTCGCCGAGGCACGCCGATGTAATACTTATGACGGGGCCCGTAACACTTGAGACTCTGCCGAAGGTCTTGAACGCTATAGAGGCTGCCCCACGCCCAAGGATAATCATAGCCCTAGGCTCATGCGGGGTTGGCGGCGGCATATGGCATGACACGTATTCAACGATAGGGGGGATCAAGGGATTGGAGAAGATGCTTAAAGAACGCGGCATACGTGTCGACGCCATATACTATGTGCCAGGGTGCCCGATAAGGCCTGAAGCCCTGCTATACGCTATCGCGTTGATCAAGGGGCTCGTGGCGAAGAAGGCTAAAGGGGAAGTGAAATATGCAGAGTAG
- a CDS encoding 4Fe-4S dicluster domain-containing protein, whose protein sequence is MSKALKPVELVVIAGKAGRATRKYPFEEPLVTPDFRGKVEIDASKCIGCGACVNACPPNALQLIEDSEKLVLRYFIGRCIFCWRCIDVCPVKAIKGTREFELATNDVADLYVHVVHSRRKCPSCGTAYGTERIIRYVSEKAQHSEEYLDKCPECRKRNLLKALSKRRTGSLE, encoded by the coding sequence GTGAGCAAGGCGCTTAAACCAGTTGAACTAGTAGTCATCGCAGGTAAAGCCGGGAGGGCCACTAGGAAGTACCCGTTCGAAGAGCCGCTTGTAACACCGGATTTCAGGGGTAAAGTAGAGATAGATGCCTCCAAATGCATAGGCTGTGGAGCATGCGTCAACGCCTGCCCCCCTAACGCGTTACAGTTGATCGAGGACTCGGAGAAACTCGTGTTAAGGTACTTCATTGGTAGATGCATATTCTGCTGGAGATGCATCGACGTCTGCCCTGTGAAAGCCATCAAGGGAACCCGTGAGTTCGAGCTCGCAACAAACGATGTAGCCGACCTATATGTCCACGTAGTGCACTCCAGGAGGAAATGCCCCTCGTGCGGCACAGCATACGGCACCGAGAGGATTATCAGGTATGTCTCGGAGAAAGCCCAGCACAGCGAGGAGTATCTTGACAAGTGCCCCGAGTGCAGGAAGAGGAACCTGCTGAAAGCACTCTCCAAGAGGAGGACTGGTAGCCTTGAGTGA
- a CDS encoding NADH-quinone oxidoreductase subunit C encodes MMPREKAILNKYMQLAEKLGGRSLVDGDTVHIVVPRESLVKAASTLFNEHGLTHRTCVGIDERPVNGFFSLTHVFTDDSSGLYVLLKTYMESGDPVVPSIVNEVPAADWCEQEAMDLLGIRFEGRRRERLVLPPGWPEDAYPLRKDFQYDQKPLIHPESEKMGLTTGEEGSPIPVGPYHPALHEPEYFELYVDGERIVDVKYRGFHVHRGIEKLGESRMTYQQVNFLAERICGICGFEHSTCYALAVEKAAKLDVPERAQFIRSIVLEVERIHSHLLWLGVAFHTLGYDAGFMHMWRIRERIMELAEMLTGSRKTYGINMVGGVRRDINEEKRRKVIEVLSELEKEYWKIIDVAVNVPQVKKRLSGTGVLPKEWAVKLGVEGPVARASGVDKDARRDLPYAAYKHVSFKVPVYTEGDNMARTLVRIEETKESMSMIIQLLDMLPKGPIMLEEYEIPEGRIGVQVVEAPRGGDVHYVLTGRGRPYRWRVRAPTYNNIPALRIMLRDQPLADAPLTIASIDPCFSCTDRVLVVRKGKGVEVLELNGV; translated from the coding sequence ATGATGCCCAGGGAGAAAGCCATCCTCAACAAGTATATGCAACTAGCGGAGAAGCTAGGTGGAAGAAGCCTTGTCGACGGGGACACTGTACACATAGTTGTCCCAAGGGAGAGCCTTGTAAAAGCAGCGTCAACACTATTCAACGAACACGGTTTAACGCACAGGACATGCGTCGGAATAGATGAGAGACCGGTCAACGGCTTCTTCTCCCTGACACACGTGTTCACAGACGACTCATCCGGGCTCTACGTGCTCTTGAAGACATACATGGAGAGCGGGGACCCAGTGGTACCAAGCATAGTCAACGAGGTGCCAGCAGCCGACTGGTGTGAGCAGGAGGCAATGGATCTCCTCGGGATAAGGTTCGAGGGGAGGAGGAGAGAGAGACTAGTGCTCCCCCCTGGATGGCCCGAGGACGCGTACCCTCTTAGAAAGGACTTCCAGTATGATCAAAAACCCCTCATCCACCCGGAGTCCGAGAAAATGGGCTTGACCACAGGGGAGGAGGGAAGCCCGATACCGGTTGGCCCCTATCACCCGGCACTACACGAGCCAGAGTACTTCGAGCTCTACGTTGACGGGGAAAGAATCGTGGACGTGAAGTACAGGGGGTTCCATGTACATAGAGGCATAGAGAAGCTGGGCGAGTCCAGGATGACGTATCAGCAAGTCAACTTCCTAGCGGAGAGAATATGCGGAATATGCGGCTTCGAGCACAGCACATGCTACGCGCTCGCAGTTGAAAAAGCCGCCAAGCTAGATGTCCCGGAGAGAGCCCAGTTCATAAGAAGCATAGTCCTAGAAGTTGAAAGAATACACAGCCACCTCCTATGGCTAGGCGTAGCGTTCCACACGCTTGGATACGACGCCGGGTTCATGCACATGTGGCGTATAAGGGAGAGAATAATGGAGCTCGCCGAGATGCTCACGGGGAGCAGGAAGACATACGGTATAAACATGGTTGGAGGCGTCCGCAGAGACATAAATGAGGAGAAGAGGAGGAAGGTAATAGAGGTCCTCAGCGAGCTGGAGAAGGAGTACTGGAAGATAATCGACGTAGCAGTAAACGTGCCCCAGGTCAAGAAGAGGTTGAGCGGAACCGGCGTGCTCCCGAAGGAGTGGGCGGTGAAGCTCGGCGTGGAGGGACCAGTGGCAAGGGCCTCAGGCGTGGACAAGGATGCGAGAAGGGATCTACCCTACGCGGCCTACAAGCATGTCTCATTCAAGGTCCCCGTGTATACTGAAGGCGACAACATGGCTAGAACCCTGGTTAGAATAGAGGAAACCAAGGAGTCCATGTCAATGATAATCCAGCTACTCGACATGCTGCCCAAGGGGCCCATAATGCTGGAGGAATATGAGATACCAGAGGGGAGGATAGGGGTCCAGGTGGTTGAAGCCCCCAGGGGAGGAGACGTCCACTACGTGTTGACTGGCAGGGGCCGCCCCTACAGGTGGAGGGTTAGGGCTCCAACATACAATAATATCCCAGCCCTCAGAATAATGCTAAGGGATCAACCCCTAGCCGACGCCCCGCTGACGATAGCTAGCATAGACCCCTGTTTCTCATGCACCGACAGGGTTCTAGTCGTGAGGAAGGGGAAGGGAGTAGAGGTGTTAGAGCTGAACGGGGTGTGA
- a CDS encoding NADH-quinone oxidoreductase subunit H: protein MEALAAFTATLLAMLLPVIYDGVERKVKALMQSRIGPPVYQTILDLRKLMSKETVEFPSYPLVFYTIVLSIILEAALIAVLNTVSLGVYTAQLVPVAIALIAVAQTTSIAIPLLVPNPYSQVGGMREAMLALVNEFSLIAGLTLYYYAAHPATSIPRLLTVTVPLIVLLVMTTYVSTGRTPFDIAEAEVELASGVLVELSGGALALYLYSVYLKRYIASMLPALMVLLPLPLNGVVRLMIVHVAAFATWVLYSLPAVMLGRSRVDLAPATLFKIYIALILISITGLLVVT, encoded by the coding sequence ATGGAGGCGTTAGCCGCGTTTACAGCAACACTCCTCGCCATGCTGCTACCAGTAATCTATGATGGAGTGGAGAGAAAGGTGAAGGCGTTAATGCAGAGCAGGATCGGTCCCCCCGTATACCAGACAATCCTAGACCTGAGGAAGCTTATGTCCAAGGAGACAGTGGAGTTCCCCTCATACCCCCTCGTATTCTACACGATAGTGCTCTCAATAATACTTGAAGCAGCCCTCATAGCCGTCCTGAACACCGTGTCCCTCGGAGTCTACACGGCTCAACTAGTACCAGTAGCCATAGCCCTCATAGCTGTTGCACAGACCACAAGCATAGCTATCCCGCTCCTGGTCCCCAACCCCTACTCCCAGGTCGGAGGAATGAGGGAGGCTATGCTGGCCCTGGTGAACGAGTTCTCGTTGATCGCGGGTCTCACCCTATACTACTACGCTGCACACCCGGCTACATCAATCCCGCGGCTGCTAACCGTTACAGTGCCACTCATAGTGCTACTCGTCATGACCACCTATGTTTCAACGGGGAGAACCCCCTTCGACATCGCGGAAGCCGAGGTTGAACTAGCCTCAGGAGTACTCGTCGAGCTCAGCGGTGGAGCCCTAGCACTATACCTGTACTCAGTGTACTTGAAGAGGTATATTGCCTCCATGCTTCCAGCACTAATGGTGCTTCTACCACTACCGTTAAACGGTGTGGTCAGGTTGATGATCGTACACGTAGCCGCCTTCGCAACATGGGTTCTCTACTCGCTCCCAGCCGTGATGCTTGGGAGAAGCCGTGTCGACCTGGCGCCGGCCACTTTGTTCAAGATATATATTGCCCTAATACTTATATCTATAACAGGGTTATTGGTGGTTACATGA
- a CDS encoding complex I subunit 5 family protein: protein MNTLHITAMSLAYLLVLSGSLLSDRASRLSKVLRVTGFTMPLLDALINQQGALGFQEYFVVLASLASIAITLHSEGYYRILTGKVSYQQTLLNTTLIAVLTVFNARILGEFVTGLLVLDVLLMLVIMMDKGAENYKVAIYYIVLSAVPADVAVLSLWALIAQYMGLDASLTASPAELAAVKIPLSPLPALLILVGFATKLGLFPIHMWLPIVHPEAPKHGSAILSGLVIKIGLFGLLLTSSLFTYSSELHYVTLAQGAITALYGGFAATIQRDVRRLLAYSSLSHAGVMAVTYSLSEIYGSGLLLQLLYFYVIYHGLAKAHAFMNAALMDQLANTFDVYKLGYLGQLHPALIVPAFNIFMNFAGIPPSYGFTMKLVLLASLVMLVSSYGVIPLLAGIAIAVVAVFSIIYSVKIMGCYVGGYRKVLKPPVEVTREELLSEYYATSVTLVFPLIYIAISLSSGYMPLQLLVPLAVVEAITLPVFITVLLSKPLSRIHEPKYWLSGVEQ, encoded by the coding sequence TTGAATACCCTCCACATCACTGCAATGTCCCTCGCCTACCTCCTAGTGTTAAGCGGGTCACTGCTGAGCGACAGGGCGAGCCGGCTCAGCAAAGTACTCAGGGTAACCGGCTTCACCATGCCTCTTCTCGACGCATTGATAAACCAGCAGGGGGCTTTAGGGTTCCAAGAGTACTTCGTGGTCCTCGCATCGCTTGCATCCATAGCTATAACACTGCACTCCGAGGGATACTACAGGATCCTGACGGGTAAGGTGTCATATCAGCAGACACTGCTCAATACAACGCTTATAGCCGTGCTCACAGTATTCAACGCCAGGATCCTAGGGGAGTTCGTCACAGGGCTACTCGTACTCGACGTCCTCCTGATGCTCGTCATCATGATGGATAAGGGAGCTGAAAACTACAAGGTAGCCATCTACTACATAGTGTTAAGCGCTGTCCCCGCTGACGTAGCAGTGCTATCGCTTTGGGCCCTGATAGCACAGTACATGGGGCTTGATGCATCGCTCACCGCGAGCCCTGCAGAGCTAGCCGCCGTGAAGATCCCTCTAAGCCCCTTACCTGCGCTCCTCATACTGGTCGGGTTTGCAACGAAGCTGGGGCTCTTCCCCATACACATGTGGCTGCCGATAGTCCACCCGGAGGCCCCGAAGCATGGATCCGCTATTCTAAGCGGGTTGGTCATAAAGATCGGGTTATTCGGGCTACTGCTCACATCATCCCTGTTCACGTATAGCAGTGAACTCCACTATGTAACCCTTGCACAGGGAGCGATCACGGCTCTCTACGGTGGCTTCGCAGCAACTATTCAGAGAGATGTTAGAAGGCTCCTCGCCTACAGCTCCCTCAGCCACGCCGGGGTAATGGCTGTAACATACTCGCTCTCCGAGATATATGGGAGCGGGCTGCTGCTTCAACTACTCTACTTCTACGTGATCTACCATGGGCTGGCTAAGGCACATGCATTCATGAACGCTGCACTCATGGATCAACTGGCCAACACGTTCGACGTGTATAAGCTTGGATACCTTGGACAACTCCACCCAGCACTAATAGTGCCGGCATTCAACATATTCATGAACTTCGCGGGCATACCTCCCTCATACGGGTTCACCATGAAACTCGTGCTCCTGGCATCACTGGTGATGCTGGTGTCATCGTACGGCGTCATACCGTTGCTCGCCGGGATAGCCATAGCGGTGGTAGCCGTCTTCTCAATAATATACAGCGTGAAGATCATGGGGTGCTATGTAGGAGGCTATAGAAAAGTATTGAAGCCACCTGTAGAAGTGACCAGGGAAGAACTGCTCTCCGAATACTACGCTACAAGCGTGACACTAGTGTTCCCGTTAATCTACATCGCCATATCACTGTCCTCGGGCTACATGCCGCTGCAACTACTCGTCCCGCTGGCAGTGGTTGAAGCCATCACACTGCCAGTCTTCATAACGGTGCTGCTTAGTAAACCCTTATCCAGGATCCATGAACCCAAATACTGGCTATCAGGTGTCGAGCAATGA
- a CDS encoding Na+/H+ antiporter subunit D: MEPSFSLTICVLSLVFITLLSKLGPAPRFKVISKLSIYGSLGVALYLDSTRGLIDGFSTLLGYTTILTGLPVSVYTLYYSRMEGYGEGLDALMDCFIILVAMTYTAPNILAMAVAWTVAEVVGWYLITMGEAHSVEGSLRSARGFLVTSTLTFEISVFTVVMVSVLTTVAAMASANIGLLMEPFTALKPFSGVGLYLVPFLIIGFITKAANIPLHFWLPGAHSAAPAPASAVLSGLMTLLGFYGLYRVLHIVDLTRYYTVIAAVIATLGASSVIYGWTQIAVQRDGKKLLAYATIATNGYISLVFALYLLNPSGMAEDLLKLSILMHATYKTTLFAEVGLIEAVYGTRYIHGVRGLSRILPLSSIGGLLAVLTLIGVPGTIGFTVKALSVYYIVSGTLDPGRALVLLGFTIYIASSAYLAIKYMSIYFNTPRPVLPEEPKKPPKPLELSILALGSSNIYIPLVASVFLNGLRSSVLILSAVSPLTLLVTLLVYATVARTGGVKH, encoded by the coding sequence ATGGAACCATCTTTCTCATTGACGATTTGTGTTTTATCACTCGTATTCATCACATTACTCAGTAAGCTGGGGCCAGCGCCCCGCTTCAAGGTTATTTCAAAGCTTTCCATATATGGCTCACTAGGGGTCGCCCTATACCTGGACTCGACCAGGGGTTTAATAGATGGTTTCTCAACCCTGCTAGGCTATACAACAATCCTCACAGGGCTACCGGTAAGCGTCTACACTCTCTACTACTCCAGGATGGAGGGGTATGGGGAAGGCCTCGACGCGTTAATGGACTGCTTCATAATACTGGTAGCTATGACGTACACTGCCCCAAACATCCTAGCCATGGCGGTAGCTTGGACCGTGGCGGAGGTAGTTGGATGGTACCTTATAACCATGGGGGAAGCGCACTCAGTGGAGGGCTCGCTTAGGTCTGCAAGGGGATTCCTCGTTACTTCAACGCTTACATTCGAGATCTCAGTGTTCACCGTGGTAATGGTATCAGTGCTCACAACGGTTGCAGCCATGGCGTCAGCCAACATAGGGTTGCTAATGGAGCCCTTCACGGCTTTGAAGCCTTTCAGCGGGGTGGGATTATACCTTGTACCATTCCTAATAATTGGATTCATAACTAAAGCCGCCAACATACCGCTCCACTTCTGGCTTCCCGGAGCACACTCGGCTGCACCTGCACCAGCCTCAGCAGTCCTAAGCGGGTTGATGACTCTGCTCGGCTTCTACGGGCTATACAGGGTGTTACACATCGTGGATCTCACCCGGTACTACACTGTGATCGCCGCAGTCATCGCCACGCTGGGCGCCTCATCAGTGATCTACGGGTGGACCCAGATAGCCGTGCAGAGAGATGGAAAGAAGCTACTCGCGTACGCGACCATAGCGACGAATGGATACATAAGCCTAGTCTTCGCCCTCTACCTGCTCAACCCTTCAGGCATGGCCGAGGACCTGTTGAAGCTCTCAATACTGATGCATGCAACATATAAAACCACTCTCTTCGCGGAGGTCGGGCTAATAGAGGCCGTCTATGGAACCCGGTACATTCACGGGGTGAGAGGGCTCTCAAGAATCCTCCCGCTCTCATCGATCGGTGGGCTACTAGCAGTGCTCACCCTGATAGGGGTCCCAGGCACAATAGGGTTCACTGTGAAAGCCCTCTCAGTATACTACATAGTCTCCGGGACACTTGACCCTGGGAGGGCACTAGTGCTCCTCGGCTTCACAATATACATTGCTTCATCAGCATACCTAGCCATAAAGTACATGTCAATATACTTCAACACGCCGCGCCCCGTGCTACCCGAAGAGCCGAAGAAGCCGCCGAAACCGCTCGAGCTCTCAATCCTGGCGCTTGGATCATCAAACATATATATCCCGCTAGTAGCCAGCGTGTTCCTCAACGGTTTAAGAAGCAGCGTACTCATACTCTCAGCGGTCTCACCACTCACACTCCTCGTAACACTCCTCGTTTACGCAACCGTGGCTAGAACCGGGGGTGTAAAGCATTGA
- a CDS encoding 4Fe-4S dicluster domain-containing protein, translated as MSANPGKYLRIIDLGTCIGCGACEAACDFIHDGHPYIKVYRTEIGLEIPVSCMHCAKAPCIDVCPTGAMTRDSDGAVYVAASKCIGCMACLYACPFGIPELDRSLRVSTKCDLCMDQRRKGLEPGCSSICPAGAILYGEEAAVFERAKKRTAETMAKARFETL; from the coding sequence GTGAGCGCTAACCCGGGTAAATACCTTAGGATCATAGACCTAGGGACATGCATAGGCTGCGGAGCCTGCGAGGCTGCATGCGACTTCATACATGACGGACACCCATATATAAAGGTCTACAGGACGGAGATAGGGCTCGAGATCCCCGTGTCATGCATGCACTGCGCTAAGGCACCCTGCATAGATGTGTGTCCAACAGGTGCCATGACAAGGGACAGCGATGGCGCCGTCTACGTCGCGGCAAGCAAGTGTATAGGATGCATGGCCTGCCTCTACGCCTGCCCCTTCGGCATCCCTGAACTCGACCGCTCCCTCAGGGTATCCACGAAATGCGATCTCTGCATGGATCAAAGGAGAAAGGGGCTTGAACCAGGCTGCAGCTCCATATGTCCAGCTGGAGCAATACTTTACGGCGAGGAGGCAGCCGTGTTTGAGAGAGCGAAGAAGAGGACTGCAGAGACCATGGCTAAAGCCAGGTTCGAGACCCTGTAG
- a CDS encoding FAD-dependent oxidoreductase, translating into MNFAFMCKEKTGSTNIKVAVIGAGPAGLAAAGYLACQGYSVDVYDKLPHPGGLMVFAIPPWRIPRSRVLEGVRDLEKRLGVRFITRTKVYASPEPAHEEGDGFVEKTLSLEEIVGSYDLVLLSTGTWRSKIPRIPGSDAKGVESALEYVHGFRLYELGLAASKPFPGKRVVVVGGGYSAIDAAEQAVREGAEAYLVYRRTVKEAPAGLFEVERVKRLGVEFMELVSPVEIISENGAVKAVKLQRMQLGPPDETGRPQPIPVPGSEIVVEADRVVFATGETPTPPLPQSEEYMGRLGIKLKKDGSIVVNQIMQTGNPKVFAAGDVVHGPSKVGPAIRSGFYAARYMHNWIQVRLATARAR; encoded by the coding sequence ATGAACTTCGCATTCATGTGCAAGGAGAAAACGGGCTCCACAAACATCAAGGTAGCAGTGATCGGTGCAGGGCCAGCCGGGCTCGCGGCAGCAGGCTACCTGGCATGCCAGGGCTACAGCGTGGATGTATACGATAAGCTCCCCCATCCAGGGGGACTAATGGTGTTCGCGATCCCCCCGTGGAGGATACCGAGGAGCCGGGTTCTCGAAGGCGTGAGGGATCTCGAGAAGAGGCTCGGCGTCAGGTTCATCACGAGAACCAAGGTGTATGCGTCACCGGAGCCAGCCCACGAGGAGGGAGACGGCTTCGTTGAGAAAACCCTCAGCCTCGAGGAAATCGTGGGCAGCTACGACCTCGTACTGTTGTCAACCGGTACATGGAGGTCGAAGATCCCCAGAATACCGGGCTCCGATGCCAAGGGAGTGGAAAGCGCCCTTGAATACGTACACGGCTTCAGACTCTACGAGTTAGGGTTAGCTGCTTCAAAACCCTTCCCCGGGAAAAGAGTCGTAGTCGTTGGCGGCGGCTACAGCGCCATAGATGCAGCTGAACAAGCCGTGAGAGAGGGGGCTGAAGCATACCTTGTCTACAGGAGGACGGTGAAGGAGGCCCCTGCAGGCCTCTTCGAGGTTGAGAGAGTGAAAAGGCTTGGCGTCGAGTTCATGGAGCTCGTCTCACCAGTCGAGATAATCAGCGAGAACGGCGCCGTCAAAGCCGTGAAGCTCCAGAGGATGCAACTGGGCCCACCTGATGAAACAGGACGCCCCCAGCCCATCCCGGTGCCAGGCTCAGAGATAGTCGTGGAGGCTGACAGAGTAGTCTTCGCAACAGGGGAGACGCCTACACCTCCACTCCCCCAGAGCGAGGAATACATGGGTAGGCTTGGAATCAAGTTGAAGAAGGATGGGTCGATAGTAGTGAACCAGATAATGCAGACGGGGAATCCAAAGGTGTTCGCTGCCGGAGACGTTGTACACGGCCCCTCGAAGGTGGGGCCGGCTATAAGAAGCGGGTTCTACGCTGCCAGATACATGCATAACTGGATACAGGTTAGGCTGGCAACTGCAAGGGCGAGGTGA
- a CDS encoding phosphoglycolate phosphatase: MAVKIVFTDIDGTLTVNRESYRLAVEAVEALRMLVDKGVIVSLVSSNALPVVVALSRYIGLNGPVVGESGALVYHDEWGLVELAGESARQVYMDLLGNYREYVEDSWQNKFRLYEYALKLRREHRGRAREVVDELRRYVESKYKGFTVDYSGYAIHVHAKGVGKGVAVDYILRRLGLSGGEALGIGDSYMDVDFIARLGYRAAVGGADEELVRVCNIVAEAPSGLGVAEVVHRILGERHE, from the coding sequence ATGGCTGTTAAAATAGTGTTCACGGATATAGATGGCACTTTAACGGTTAACAGGGAGAGCTATAGGCTTGCAGTGGAGGCTGTGGAAGCCCTCCGCATGCTTGTGGATAAGGGTGTCATCGTGTCACTAGTGTCAAGTAATGCGCTGCCAGTGGTGGTAGCTCTCTCCAGGTACATCGGGTTAAATGGACCGGTGGTCGGGGAGTCGGGTGCACTCGTGTATCATGATGAATGGGGGTTGGTCGAGTTAGCGGGGGAGTCAGCGAGGCAGGTCTACATGGATCTCCTCGGCAACTACCGTGAATACGTTGAGGATTCATGGCAAAATAAGTTCAGGCTCTACGAGTATGCTTTAAAGTTGCGTAGAGAGCACCGTGGGAGGGCACGGGAGGTTGTAGACGAGTTGAGGAGGTATGTGGAGTCCAAGTACAAGGGTTTCACAGTCGACTACAGTGGTTACGCTATCCATGTGCATGCTAAGGGCGTGGGTAAGGGTGTAGCCGTAGACTACATACTGCGCAGGCTCGGCCTTAGTGGAGGTGAAGCCCTCGGCATAGGCGACAGCTACATGGATGTAGACTTCATAGCCCGCCTAGGCTACAGGGCTGCCGTAGGCGGTGCTGACGAGGAGTTGGTAAGGGTATGCAACATAGTTGCAGAGGCGCCCAGCGGGCTCGGCGTGGCTGAGGTCGTCCACAGGATCCTCGGGGAGAGGCATGAGTGA
- a CDS encoding HAD family hydrolase has translation MNSLLRGIRLILFDLDGTIVDSEDFIVWSFVEAGRLTGIRVDPLKVRELIGFPLESILEAVVGTGLSREDAARFIEVRRKLVQENWFKHVRLFPDVIPVLRQLSSTGYMLGVASSSIRERVELFLSHLGVSGYFKVVSGLEPGVKGKPEPDVIVNALKAAGVPRSEALYVGDRMVDCIAARRAGVKVVIVDRGSVNRWKQEECVPDAWISSLLELVDDASTPTREATRHD, from the coding sequence ATGAATAGTCTTCTAAGGGGCATTAGGCTCATCCTCTTCGACCTTGATGGAACAATAGTGGACAGCGAGGACTTCATAGTCTGGAGCTTCGTGGAAGCCGGCAGGCTCACAGGCATCCGGGTAGACCCGTTGAAGGTCAGGGAGTTAATAGGTTTTCCACTGGAATCCATCCTTGAGGCAGTGGTGGGAACCGGGTTGAGCAGGGAGGATGCCGCCAGGTTCATAGAGGTGAGGAGGAAGCTTGTCCAAGAGAACTGGTTCAAACACGTCAGGCTTTTCCCCGACGTCATCCCCGTGCTCAGGCAGCTTTCATCAACAGGCTACATGCTGGGTGTAGCGTCCTCAAGTATCCGCGAGAGAGTGGAGCTCTTCCTAAGCCACCTAGGGGTGTCAGGCTACTTCAAAGTTGTCTCGGGACTGGAGCCAGGCGTCAAGGGGAAGCCGGAGCCCGATGTCATAGTGAACGCTTTGAAAGCAGCTGGTGTTCCACGGAGTGAAGCACTCTACGTGGGGGACAGGATGGTGGACTGTATCGCGGCTAGGCGTGCAGGGGTCAAGGTAGTCATAGTGGATAGGGGGAGTGTGAACAGGTGGAAGCAGGAGGAATGCGTGCCAGATGCATGGATAAGTAGCCTCCTCGAGCTCGTGGACGACGCTTCCACCCCTACACGGGAGGCAACCCGTCATGATTAA
- a CDS encoding geranylgeranylglycerol-phosphate geranylgeranyltransferase, translated as MDSGINPVCRHLCSARNGFIPLLAFHQLVVVGMGVLDYFSMMRIPNSLMSGVGAVFMSLMFSNYCVDCLGVVRLAAGFATGFTVTAASMLVNDVVDLGVDRVNKPWKPLPSGRASPRVALALSILLPLIALAVNLPVDKGLALVTVVYSALGLGYSFLRKHWWSQLIVAASTTGPIAYGYVAAGSPSSSIHVALGLSITIFVVTLGREVLKAMQDVEGDRLHGYSTIPLKLGVEESAKLLVFAGIAGPAAGITTGVVAGSGIVYKAVISVAGGLYLYSMVKAYRKPREKNVLEEARKETLLEMMLGLVAFWMFRV; from the coding sequence ATGGATTCGGGTATAAACCCTGTCTGCAGGCACCTCTGCAGCGCTCGTAACGGTTTTATTCCTCTCCTGGCTTTTCATCAACTAGTAGTGGTGGGTATGGGTGTCTTAGATTATTTTTCAATGATGAGGATACCTAACTCCCTTATGAGTGGTGTTGGAGCAGTATTCATGTCGTTGATGTTCAGCAACTACTGTGTTGACTGCCTAGGTGTTGTAAGGCTTGCCGCCGGCTTCGCCACAGGCTTCACGGTTACAGCCGCCTCGATGCTGGTTAACGATGTGGTGGATCTAGGTGTTGACAGGGTTAACAAGCCCTGGAAGCCCCTGCCCAGCGGGAGGGCGTCTCCAAGGGTGGCTCTAGCACTCTCCATACTTCTCCCCCTTATAGCCCTAGCCGTAAACCTGCCTGTGGATAAGGGTTTAGCATTGGTGACAGTGGTTTACTCGGCTCTCGGCCTAGGCTACAGCTTCCTCAGGAAGCACTGGTGGAGCCAGCTGATAGTAGCGGCTTCTACAACGGGGCCCATAGCCTACGGCTATGTGGCTGCTGGATCCCCCTCCAGCAGTATCCATGTAGCCCTCGGGTTATCCATCACGATATTCGTGGTCACCCTCGGCAGGGAGGTGTTGAAGGCCATGCAGGATGTGGAGGGCGACAGGCTCCATGGTTACAGCACCATACCGTTGAAGCTCGGCGTCGAGGAGTCAGCCAAGCTACTGGTCTTCGCAGGGATCGCTGGGCCGGCTGCAGGCATCACTACTGGGGTGGTAGCGGGCTCAGGCATAGTCTACAAGGCCGTTATATCGGTTGCCGGCGGCCTCTACCTGTACTCCATGGTGAAGGCCTACAGGAAGCCCCGTGAGAAGAACGTGCTTGAGGAAGCGAGGAAGGAGACCCTTCTCGAAATGATGCTGGGGCTAGTTGCCTTCTGGATGTTCAGGGTTTGA